A genomic segment from Gemmatimonadota bacterium encodes:
- a CDS encoding septal ring lytic transglycosylase RlpA family protein encodes MRVTTGLPPARLPTPTPITDPVGWSESGVASWYGEPFHGRLTASGELYDMEGLTAAHRTLPFGTTILVENLDSGQDVTLRITDRGPFAGGRMLDVSRRAARELGMIGPGTARVRITIVTSPEALNCWEVQAGAFSRREGAEELRTRLARDGMAARVTIGEDALFRVRAGPIHSHDEARRLASAWDGLVVGCPLAQ; translated from the coding sequence ATGCGCGTGACAACCGGACTCCCCCCTGCACGCCTCCCCACTCCGACTCCCATCACCGATCCTGTGGGCTGGTCGGAAAGCGGCGTCGCCTCCTGGTACGGCGAGCCCTTTCACGGACGCCTGACCGCCTCGGGTGAGCTCTACGACATGGAAGGGCTGACCGCCGCCCATCGGACCCTTCCATTCGGCACGACGATCCTCGTCGAGAATCTCGATTCCGGCCAGGACGTGACGCTCCGCATCACGGACCGGGGGCCCTTCGCCGGCGGACGCATGCTCGACGTCTCGCGGCGAGCCGCGCGCGAGCTCGGGATGATCGGGCCCGGAACCGCCCGCGTTCGGATCACGATCGTGACGAGCCCGGAGGCACTCAACTGTTGGGAAGTGCAGGCGGGGGCGTTTTCCCGGCGGGAGGGTGCCGAAGAGCTCCGGACGCGGCTCGCTCGTGACGGAATGGCGGCGCGGGTGACCATCGGCGAGGACGCCCTCTTCCGCGTCCGGGCCGGTCCGATCCACTCTCACGACGAGGCCCGCCGCCTCGCCTCCGCGTGGGATGGGCTCGTCGTCGGATGCCCGCTCGCCCAATGA
- a CDS encoding aminotransferase class V-fold PLP-dependent enzyme produces MRSKESDGPARSLRDTPLTLAGDEFRRLGHELVEAIADFLEGIPDGPVTRDDSPGKIRELIGADRPLPEEGTEPAALLRQARDILFEHSLFNGHPRFFGYITSSPAPIGMLGDLLAAAVNPNVGAWRLAPVATEIEAQTIRWIAELIGYPSACGGLFVSGGNMANIVGLFAARVAAADWDLRATGVAGPAQPPLRAYASAETHTWIQKGCDLSGIGTEAIRWIPVDANLRMDTVALRETLVRDLAGGVRPVMVVGNAGSVSTGTVDPLREIGAICREAEVWFHVDGAYGAFAAAAPGASDDLGALALADSVAVDPHKWLYAPLEAGCVLVRDPEGLRKAFSYHPPYYHFGEEATNYFDFGPQNSRGFRALKVWLALGVAGRAGYVKTIGDDIQLSERLHALISTHPELEAVTQCLSINTFRYLPPDLRVEAGSDASAPYLDELNEALLERIQRSGEAFVSNAVIRGRYLLRCCIVNFNTTQADIEALPEIVARLGRELDAELRPASASFVVPRTLSNLDSGSE; encoded by the coding sequence ATGAGGTCGAAGGAAAGCGACGGCCCGGCCCGGTCCCTTCGTGACACTCCGCTGACCCTCGCCGGCGACGAGTTTCGCCGCCTGGGTCACGAGCTGGTGGAAGCCATCGCGGACTTCCTCGAAGGCATCCCGGATGGCCCCGTCACCCGCGACGACTCGCCGGGAAAGATACGAGAACTGATCGGGGCGGATCGCCCCCTTCCGGAGGAAGGAACGGAGCCCGCGGCCCTCCTCCGCCAGGCACGAGACATCCTCTTCGAGCACTCCCTCTTCAACGGCCACCCGCGTTTCTTCGGGTACATCACCTCGTCTCCCGCTCCGATCGGGATGCTCGGCGACCTCCTGGCGGCCGCGGTCAATCCCAATGTCGGGGCATGGCGGCTGGCGCCCGTCGCGACCGAGATCGAAGCCCAGACCATCCGTTGGATCGCCGAGCTCATCGGATATCCCTCGGCGTGCGGGGGGCTCTTCGTGAGCGGAGGAAACATGGCCAACATTGTGGGGCTTTTCGCCGCCCGGGTCGCGGCGGCGGACTGGGACCTGCGCGCCACCGGGGTGGCCGGCCCAGCCCAGCCACCCCTTCGTGCTTACGCGTCTGCCGAGACTCACACCTGGATCCAGAAGGGGTGCGATCTTTCCGGGATTGGAACGGAGGCGATTCGTTGGATCCCGGTGGACGCCAACCTTCGGATGGACACGGTGGCGCTGCGTGAGACTCTCGTCCGGGACCTGGCTGGCGGAGTGCGCCCGGTGATGGTCGTGGGGAACGCGGGCTCGGTGAGCACGGGAACGGTGGATCCTCTCCGGGAGATCGGGGCGATCTGCCGGGAGGCCGAGGTCTGGTTCCACGTGGACGGGGCTTACGGCGCCTTTGCGGCGGCCGCTCCAGGCGCTTCCGATGATTTGGGGGCGCTCGCCCTCGCGGACTCGGTTGCCGTGGATCCACACAAGTGGCTATACGCGCCGCTGGAGGCGGGATGCGTGTTGGTCCGGGATCCGGAAGGGCTGCGAAAGGCCTTCTCCTACCACCCGCCCTACTACCACTTCGGGGAGGAGGCGACCAACTACTTCGACTTCGGCCCACAGAACTCCCGAGGGTTCCGGGCGCTGAAGGTCTGGCTGGCCCTCGGAGTCGCCGGGCGGGCGGGATACGTGAAAACGATCGGCGACGACATCCAGCTGAGCGAGCGGCTACATGCGCTGATCTCCACGCATCCGGAGCTCGAAGCGGTCACGCAATGCCTCAGCATCAACACCTTCCGGTACCTTCCGCCGGACCTTCGAGTCGAAGCCGGATCGGACGCGTCGGCCCCCTACCTCGATGAGCTGAACGAGGCGCTCCTCGAGCGAATCCAGCGCTCCGGCGAGGCCTTCGTTTCGAACGCGGTGATTCGGGGTCGCTACCTCCTTCGTTGCTGTATCGTGAACTTCAACACGACCCAGGCGGACATCGAGGCCCTCCCCGAGATCGTGGCCCGACTCGGGCGCGAGTTGGACGCCGAGCTGAGGCCGGCCTCCGCAAGCTTCGTCGTACCCCGCACCCTCTCGAACCTCGACTCAGGGAGCGAATAA
- the bla gene encoding subclass B3 metallo-beta-lactamase, whose protein sequence is MIRTVFALLAALPSGLLAQSPDWTEPRTPVRIADQLYYVGTAGLASYLFTSSEGHILIDAPLQANVPLILENIRSLGFDPADIRIQVASHAHFDHVGGLADMLEATGAELVLTEADATFVRSGRDFGLEGITAGYPPATVTRTIGHLETVRLGDLALTAHLTPGHTPGCTSWGGEVQIEGERYEFVSVCSLSVLPYYTLGGDEPTYEGQAKDYCTSLTHLESLDPDIFLGSHGSWFRLDEKIARRLAGDAMAFVEQGMYREYLSAARASIERALAEEGFAGGCSGLAAG, encoded by the coding sequence ATGATTCGTACCGTTTTCGCCCTCTTGGCCGCTCTCCCTTCCGGACTCCTCGCGCAGAGCCCCGACTGGACGGAGCCTCGAACCCCGGTCCGGATCGCGGATCAACTCTACTACGTCGGGACGGCGGGCCTCGCCTCGTACCTCTTCACTTCCAGCGAGGGGCACATCCTCATCGACGCGCCGCTTCAGGCAAATGTGCCTTTGATCCTCGAAAACATCCGAAGTCTCGGATTCGATCCCGCGGACATTCGTATCCAGGTCGCGAGTCACGCCCACTTCGATCATGTCGGTGGACTGGCGGACATGCTGGAGGCGACCGGTGCGGAGCTCGTGCTGACCGAGGCCGATGCTACCTTCGTGCGGAGCGGACGAGACTTCGGACTGGAGGGCATCACGGCGGGGTATCCGCCCGCGACCGTCACCCGCACCATCGGACATCTCGAGACGGTCCGGCTGGGCGACCTCGCACTTACCGCACATCTGACCCCGGGGCACACGCCCGGTTGCACGAGCTGGGGCGGCGAGGTCCAGATCGAGGGTGAGCGGTATGAATTCGTATCCGTGTGCAGCCTCTCCGTGCTCCCCTATTACACACTCGGGGGTGACGAGCCGACGTACGAGGGCCAGGCGAAGGACTACTGTACGAGCCTTACGCATCTCGAGAGCCTCGACCCGGACATCTTCCTGGGCTCTCACGGAAGCTGGTTCAGGCTCGACGAGAAGATCGCCCGACGCTTGGCGGGCGACGCGATGGCCTTCGTGGAGCAAGGGATGTACCGCGAGTATCTGAGCGCGGCGCGTGCCTCCATTGAACGCGCGCTCGCGGAGGAGGGCTTCGCAGGCGGCTGTTCGGGCCTTGCCGCGGGATAG
- a CDS encoding type II toxin-antitoxin system VapC family toxin, producing the protein MDGPLILATTFLVDLEREALAGSPGPAHAFLAAHPDRVLAITLTTAGELACGPNLSEKQGWEALVQRFRILTPDQEAAWKYGRIYQYLRDNGLLIGGNDLWIAATALAHGLPVVTRDIEHYRRVPGLEVVSY; encoded by the coding sequence ATGGACGGGCCGCTGATCCTCGCGACCACCTTCCTGGTGGATCTTGAACGCGAAGCGCTTGCCGGGAGCCCGGGGCCCGCCCATGCCTTCCTCGCCGCCCATCCCGATCGGGTGCTGGCGATCACCCTCACAACGGCCGGCGAGCTGGCCTGCGGCCCCAACCTTTCGGAGAAGCAAGGTTGGGAAGCCCTGGTCCAAAGGTTTCGCATTCTTACCCCGGACCAGGAGGCGGCCTGGAAATATGGCCGCATTTATCAATACCTGCGCGACAATGGCCTCCTCATCGGAGGGAACGATCTTTGGATCGCCGCCACCGCGCTCGCCCACGGCCTCCCGGTCGTGACGCGGGATATCGAACACTATCGGCGTGTTCCCGGGCTGGAGGTCGTTTCCTATTGA
- a CDS encoding NAD(P)-binding protein has product MSRTLETDYLVIGGGAAGLAFVDTLVAESDARVVIVDRRAAAGGHWNDAYSFVRLHQPSLYYGVNSTPPGTEAVQTDGPEAGWYDRATGTEIRAYYERVMQRHLIPTGRVRFFPKWEFVGGLRIASCLTGEVVEVKVRKKVVNAAYLSPSIPATSPPPFEVGAGASVIPIGRLTQVGHRPERFVIIGAGKTAMDACVWLLQSGVDPEQIQWIKPRESWVINRAYTQPGELVANLFEGITRQMAAAARATSVDDLFDRLEAAALLRRVDANVQPTMFRSATVGDWEIDLLRRIEKVVRLGHVHRIECDRIVLDEGTMPTTPGHLHVHCAADGLPRSPAIPIFGANRITLQPVRTGLIPFNAALVAFVEARRDEEVEKNRLCPPNPHPRTALDWARTTIIQPQAERAWSQETDIVEWLERSRLNPLRGLSARAGDPGVQAASKRFVENIRPGLGRLAALTGGAAA; this is encoded by the coding sequence ATGTCTCGCACGCTCGAGACCGACTACCTCGTCATCGGCGGCGGCGCGGCCGGCTTGGCGTTCGTGGACACCCTCGTCGCGGAGTCGGATGCCCGCGTCGTCATCGTGGATCGGCGGGCGGCAGCGGGGGGGCACTGGAACGACGCCTATTCCTTCGTTCGCCTGCATCAGCCCTCGCTCTACTACGGGGTCAACTCGACGCCGCCCGGAACCGAGGCCGTGCAAACGGACGGGCCCGAGGCCGGTTGGTACGATCGTGCGACGGGCACCGAGATTCGCGCGTATTATGAGCGCGTCATGCAGAGGCACCTGATCCCCACGGGTCGTGTCCGCTTTTTTCCCAAGTGGGAGTTCGTGGGGGGACTCCGCATCGCCTCGTGCCTCACCGGCGAAGTCGTCGAGGTGAAGGTCCGCAAGAAAGTCGTGAATGCCGCCTACCTCTCGCCCTCCATCCCGGCCACGAGCCCGCCTCCCTTCGAAGTCGGGGCCGGGGCATCCGTGATTCCCATCGGTCGGCTTACGCAGGTCGGCCACCGGCCGGAACGGTTCGTCATCATCGGCGCGGGCAAGACCGCCATGGACGCCTGTGTGTGGCTTCTTCAGAGTGGAGTGGATCCGGAGCAAATCCAGTGGATCAAGCCGCGGGAATCATGGGTGATCAATCGCGCTTACACCCAGCCGGGCGAACTGGTCGCCAACCTGTTCGAAGGGATCACCCGCCAGATGGCGGCGGCGGCTCGGGCGACTTCCGTGGACGATCTCTTCGATCGCCTCGAGGCCGCCGCGCTGCTCCGGCGCGTGGACGCGAACGTTCAACCCACCATGTTCAGGAGCGCCACCGTCGGCGACTGGGAAATCGATCTCCTGCGCCGCATCGAGAAGGTGGTTCGGCTCGGCCACGTGCACCGTATCGAATGCGACCGGATCGTCCTCGACGAGGGGACGATGCCGACCACTCCCGGCCACCTACACGTTCACTGTGCGGCGGATGGCCTGCCGCGTTCGCCCGCGATCCCGATCTTCGGAGCCAACCGAATCACCCTGCAGCCGGTCCGGACCGGCCTCATTCCCTTCAATGCCGCGCTCGTCGCCTTCGTCGAGGCCCGCCGGGACGAGGAGGTCGAGAAAAACCGCCTGTGCCCTCCGAATCCACATCCGCGCACGGCGCTCGACTGGGCCCGAACGACCATCATCCAACCGCAGGCGGAGCGGGCCTGGTCGCAGGAGACGGACATCGTGGAGTGGCTCGAGAGGTCGCGGCTGAATCCGTTGCGGGGGCTCAGCGCGCGAGCCGGAGACCCCGGGGTGCAGGCGGCCTCGAAGCGGTTCGTGGAGAACATCCGTCCCGGCCTGGGACGCCTGGCCGCGCTGACCGGAGGGGCGGCCGCCTGA
- the uvrA gene encoding excinuclease ABC subunit UvrA, which produces MDTHIRIRGARQHNLKNFDLDLPRDALTVITGPSGSGKSSLALDTVFAEGQRRYVESLSTYAKQFLDRMEKPDVDAIEGISPSVAIEQKNPTKTSRSTVGTATEVADYLRLLYARVGRTICPECGRRVLPDTVSGAVDRVLELPAGTRFMVAFPLPRSERTSHAALVEGLRTLGFVRLLADGAAVDLGGAGADTPAGLGTDLGAAKTLLVVVDRLKVEPGMRDRLADSVGTAFREGEGEALILLPGKKEEEAPATLAFTERFRCPDHPDLEFPEPSPQLFSFNSPFGSCPKCTGFGATLEYDEKLIVPNASLSLDEGAVDPWTKPRYRRERARLRRFAEERGVSVYAPWSELPADFRKTVLRGESGKKGRLGDGAFLGVFPFLKAREKKRYKQYIRVFLRKYQSPRPCSRCEGARLRPEALNVHVAGATIAEVSQLPLEELARWIASLELVGAEKEIAETILRELSSRVSFLVDVGLGYLTLDRQARSLSGGEAQRISLANSLGSSLVDTIYVLDEPSIGLHPRDTAALLGLLGRLRDAGNTVLVVEHDPQAIRAADHVVELGPASGEKGGNVVFEGTPARLEDADTVTGRYLSGVAPIEVPEKRRRPRGDWLEIRGASLHNVEELDLSLPLGLLIAVTGVSGSGKSTLVHDILFRALERELAGGGSSAKEHLGELVGDVGEIEGVSHLEAVVLVDQSPIGRTPRSNPVTYLRAWDEVRKVFATQPLARQRGYQARHFSFNVAGGRCEACKGAGRVEVEMVFMADVFVPCDVCRGKRFKPEVLEVQVKGKSIADILELTVDEAIRFFVKEDELGERLWHLQEVGLGYLRLGQSATTLSGGEAQRLKIARELATASGKRGRKLYLLDEPTTGLAGEDVKKLLEVFQRLVKAGNTVLVIEHNLDLIKSADWVVDMGPGAGPRGGKIVVEGTPEEVAAHPGSLTGQFLAEVLRTAVPAA; this is translated from the coding sequence ATGGACACCCACATCCGGATCCGGGGCGCGCGCCAGCACAACCTCAAGAATTTCGATCTCGATCTCCCCCGGGATGCTCTCACGGTCATCACCGGGCCGTCGGGGTCGGGAAAGTCATCCCTCGCGCTCGACACCGTCTTCGCCGAGGGGCAGCGTCGTTACGTCGAGTCGCTTTCGACGTACGCGAAGCAGTTCCTCGACCGGATGGAAAAGCCGGACGTGGACGCGATCGAAGGGATCTCTCCCTCCGTCGCGATCGAGCAGAAAAACCCCACCAAGACCAGCCGTTCCACCGTGGGCACGGCGACCGAGGTGGCCGACTATCTCCGGCTCCTCTACGCTCGAGTCGGAAGGACGATCTGCCCGGAGTGCGGGCGCCGCGTCCTTCCCGATACCGTTTCGGGAGCGGTAGACCGCGTCCTCGAGCTTCCCGCGGGGACGCGATTCATGGTCGCCTTCCCTCTCCCGCGGAGCGAACGCACGTCGCACGCGGCTCTTGTCGAGGGGCTCCGGACTCTTGGTTTCGTACGCCTTCTCGCGGATGGCGCGGCCGTGGACCTGGGCGGCGCGGGCGCCGACACGCCCGCGGGGCTGGGAACGGACCTGGGCGCCGCGAAGACCCTCCTCGTAGTCGTGGACCGGCTCAAAGTCGAGCCGGGCATGCGGGACCGGCTCGCCGACTCCGTCGGCACGGCGTTTCGCGAAGGCGAAGGCGAGGCCCTGATTCTCCTTCCCGGAAAGAAGGAGGAGGAAGCCCCCGCCACCCTCGCCTTCACGGAGCGCTTCCGCTGCCCGGATCACCCCGACCTCGAGTTTCCCGAGCCGTCGCCGCAACTCTTTTCTTTTAACTCACCCTTCGGTTCTTGCCCGAAGTGCACGGGGTTTGGCGCGACGCTCGAATACGACGAAAAGCTTATCGTCCCGAACGCTTCACTCTCCCTCGACGAGGGGGCAGTGGATCCCTGGACCAAGCCCCGATATAGGCGCGAGCGCGCCCGACTCCGCCGCTTTGCGGAAGAACGGGGCGTTTCGGTATACGCGCCGTGGAGCGAGCTTCCCGCGGACTTCCGCAAGACGGTCCTCCGTGGAGAGTCCGGAAAAAAAGGGAGGCTCGGCGACGGCGCCTTCCTCGGCGTCTTCCCCTTCCTCAAGGCTCGAGAGAAGAAGCGCTACAAGCAGTACATCCGAGTTTTCCTGCGGAAATATCAGAGTCCGCGCCCGTGCTCCCGCTGCGAGGGAGCCCGCCTCCGCCCCGAGGCGCTGAACGTGCACGTCGCCGGTGCGACGATTGCGGAAGTGAGCCAGCTTCCCCTCGAGGAGCTCGCGCGATGGATCGCTTCGCTCGAGCTGGTAGGGGCGGAAAAGGAGATTGCCGAAACGATTCTGCGCGAGCTCTCGTCGCGCGTCTCCTTCCTCGTGGACGTGGGGCTCGGCTACCTGACTCTGGACCGCCAGGCCCGCTCCCTTTCCGGCGGCGAAGCGCAGCGGATCAGCCTCGCGAACTCGCTCGGGTCGAGCCTGGTGGACACCATCTACGTGTTGGACGAGCCTTCGATCGGCCTACACCCGAGGGACACCGCGGCCCTCCTGGGGCTTCTCGGCAGGCTCCGCGACGCCGGAAACACCGTGCTCGTCGTCGAACACGATCCCCAGGCGATTCGCGCCGCCGACCATGTGGTCGAACTCGGCCCAGCGTCGGGGGAGAAGGGCGGAAACGTCGTATTCGAGGGCACACCTGCGCGTCTCGAGGACGCGGACACCGTCACGGGGCGTTACCTGTCGGGGGTCGCGCCCATCGAGGTCCCCGAAAAGCGGCGACGGCCGCGTGGGGATTGGCTCGAGATTCGGGGGGCGTCGCTCCACAACGTCGAGGAACTCGACCTCTCCCTTCCCCTCGGGCTCCTGATCGCGGTGACCGGGGTCTCCGGCTCGGGAAAGTCCACTCTCGTGCACGATATCCTCTTCCGGGCGCTCGAGCGCGAGCTCGCCGGAGGAGGAAGCTCCGCGAAAGAGCACCTGGGAGAGCTGGTCGGGGATGTCGGGGAGATCGAAGGGGTCTCCCACCTCGAGGCCGTCGTCCTCGTGGATCAGAGTCCGATCGGACGCACCCCTCGCTCGAATCCTGTCACCTACCTGCGCGCATGGGACGAGGTGCGTAAAGTCTTCGCGACCCAGCCACTCGCGCGACAGCGCGGTTACCAGGCGCGCCACTTCTCCTTCAACGTTGCGGGAGGGCGCTGCGAGGCGTGTAAGGGCGCCGGCCGGGTCGAGGTCGAGATGGTCTTCATGGCCGATGTCTTCGTCCCCTGCGACGTCTGCCGGGGGAAACGGTTCAAGCCAGAGGTGCTCGAAGTCCAGGTGAAGGGGAAGTCCATCGCCGACATCCTCGAGCTCACCGTGGACGAGGCGATTCGCTTCTTCGTGAAGGAGGACGAGCTGGGCGAGAGGCTCTGGCACCTGCAGGAGGTCGGATTGGGCTACCTCCGGCTCGGGCAGTCGGCCACGACGTTGTCGGGAGGCGAGGCCCAGCGTCTCAAGATCGCGCGTGAGCTCGCGACAGCCTCGGGAAAGCGGGGAAGGAAACTCTACCTCCTGGACGAACCGACGACCGGGCTCGCGGGCGAGGACGTGAAGAAACTCCTCGAGGTCTTCCAGCGGCTGGTGAAGGCGGGGAATACCGTCCTCGTGATCGAGCACAATCTGGATCTGATCAAGTCCGCGGACTGGGTCGTGGACATGGGTCCGGGGGCGGGACCGCGCGGCGGGAAGATTGTCGTGGAGGGGACCCCGGAGGAGGTCGCGGCGCACCCGGGCTCGCTCACAGGACAGTTTCTCGCGGAAGTGTTGCGGACGGCGGTTCCGGCCGCGTAA
- a CDS encoding glutamate synthase subunit beta, whose translation MEKHRGFLDHERRGTPERDPKARLQDFRDIYAEESEAELRDQGARCMDCGVPFCQADPGCPINNLIPEWNDLVFRGRWREAYERLARTNNFAEWTGMICPAPCEDACVLGITDPPVTIKRIERAIIERAWAEGWVTPQPPSTRTGKRVAIVGSGPGGLTAADQLNRAGHLVTVFERDDRIGGLLMYGVPNPKLEKEIVQRRVDLLAAEGIEFVTNTDVGVDVDAREIRSEYDAILLACGALRHRDLDIPGRGLAGVHYAMDYLSGVTKSLLDSGFADGRFIDARDRDVVVIGGGDTGADCIATALRQGCRSLLNITRRDQEPDGRDPHHPWPGPPGKYFLDYSHKEGQAVFGRDPREYGVLPLEFLGEGSRLTGVKIERLQWESAEGGDARMTRTGDIAVLPADLVLLSIGFVGHDAPEVVGQLGVTEERGLVPAEWGRFATSEEGVFVAGDMRRGASLIVWAMAEGRGAAREIDRYLMGSSQLEAPMPAPKALAHISRRQPQRV comes from the coding sequence ATGGAAAAGCATCGAGGCTTTCTCGACCATGAGCGGCGCGGCACTCCCGAGCGGGATCCGAAGGCGCGCCTCCAGGACTTCCGCGACATCTACGCGGAGGAGTCCGAAGCGGAGCTGCGTGACCAGGGCGCGCGTTGTATGGATTGCGGGGTCCCTTTTTGCCAGGCGGATCCTGGATGCCCGATCAACAACCTGATTCCGGAGTGGAACGACCTCGTCTTCCGCGGCCGTTGGCGGGAGGCGTACGAGCGGCTCGCGCGTACGAACAACTTCGCCGAGTGGACCGGCATGATCTGCCCGGCCCCCTGTGAGGATGCCTGCGTGCTCGGGATCACCGATCCTCCCGTCACGATTAAGCGAATCGAGCGCGCGATCATCGAACGCGCCTGGGCGGAAGGCTGGGTTACGCCACAGCCCCCCTCGACCCGCACGGGAAAACGTGTCGCAATCGTCGGGAGCGGCCCCGGTGGACTCACCGCGGCGGACCAGCTGAATCGGGCCGGACATCTCGTCACCGTCTTCGAACGGGACGACCGGATCGGCGGCCTCCTCATGTACGGAGTCCCGAACCCGAAGCTGGAAAAGGAAATCGTCCAGCGGCGGGTGGATCTCCTCGCCGCGGAGGGGATCGAGTTCGTCACCAATACGGACGTCGGCGTGGACGTGGACGCGCGCGAGATCCGCTCCGAGTACGACGCGATCCTCCTGGCCTGTGGGGCCCTCCGGCACCGGGACCTCGACATTCCCGGACGCGGCCTCGCGGGCGTCCACTACGCGATGGATTACCTCTCCGGCGTCACGAAGAGCCTTCTCGACTCGGGATTCGCGGACGGCCGCTTCATTGACGCGAGGGACCGGGACGTCGTTGTGATCGGAGGGGGAGACACCGGGGCCGACTGCATCGCCACCGCGCTCCGCCAGGGATGCCGCTCCCTCCTCAATATCACGCGCCGAGATCAGGAGCCCGATGGGCGCGATCCCCATCACCCCTGGCCCGGCCCACCTGGGAAGTACTTCCTCGACTATTCGCACAAGGAAGGCCAGGCGGTATTCGGACGCGATCCGCGGGAATACGGGGTCCTCCCCCTCGAGTTCTTGGGAGAAGGAAGCCGCCTCACCGGCGTGAAGATCGAGCGCCTGCAATGGGAGTCCGCGGAGGGCGGGGACGCGCGGATGACGCGGACCGGTGACATCGCAGTACTTCCCGCCGACCTCGTTTTGCTCTCCATAGGGTTCGTCGGACACGACGCGCCGGAAGTGGTTGGCCAGCTCGGTGTGACGGAGGAGCGCGGCCTCGTCCCCGCGGAGTGGGGGCGTTTCGCGACTTCGGAAGAAGGCGTGTTCGTCGCGGGCGACATGCGGCGGGGAGCCTCCCTCATCGTCTGGGCGATGGCGGAGGGGCGCGGCGCGGCGCGGGAGATTGATCGCTATCTCATGGGATCGTCCCAGCTCGAGGCGCCGATGCCGGCGCCGAAGGCGCTCGCGCACATCTCGCGGCGCCAGCCGCAGCGGGTTTAG